The following are encoded together in the Apis mellifera strain DH4 linkage group LG4, Amel_HAv3.1, whole genome shotgun sequence genome:
- the LOC725269 gene encoding protein bark beetle — translation MRILCFLLTFLTVYGQSEEGFDQTSIYYTEPTFVNISNSDDDLTELHGGHIVQGQRLLERSKSPYLVREDLFVEREGELVIESGVEIRFGPMIGITVRGIITAKGEPQAPIVLTAVETNNQVHPVESPLLIRLVDGSTPFEGRLELFHRGDWRAVCTNSRNWTRADLETACRQLGFQGGKWWSWLDRQWPAKPRLLYEQPGCRGTEISLMNCEKWSERQLGGGVCDYHPDLGISCLPRHDGTTKAIKHWRGIRFEEALYTRPLIQENTLYIRRSKSILRNVIIEHAGTGREYNVTSAIDIEGVPPQMESISVLHSAFTGINVTKPDAPVIINNCTVQNNRGYGIYVNSSSGMTCINDCNILDNGADGIKYVNFDERPDERLDRTEVFDLCTFPTTASQTFPVIISMEQSKYAPNIKHCPQHIFTRPGHVLTMHFLQMKSDRNNSAMMEIYDGISETEKLLARIKVKNGTLPQSITTTRQNLYIKFIAEPRTNTIVFVRLSSGYKKICDLNVTGSIVAGNNGRGIAIEKLRSALHIHETSVSGNKHLAGVHVLGGAADVNITSSRISFNMGDGVNITLTGGNRNLSRTSISSNQGYGFAVWLNDSVTTEYLYFNQTTIIEYSQIFRNKDIGILVGNATGNSYVNVTGNWFNSSAETAVQVESSWRHNEGLLRLQIGHNSFVQNAKFGIKLFPVLNLKATIEYNHFREQSNGCILIKNPLYEEFNILPADIVVRYNEFYNNRGAFVVNIGLSPYSDVQKLLFTRNFLRDNRVRELFDNGNTIRSKLIPRSRVAAAVVVSSSNVEIFRNILHNPESRYEIGSHLEDQSKIINCTYNWLGFAEENKIFERLFHRKDRYNLAKIEYIPYLLHSSNPGANTIVSNPTFVPRFLTPGTNLVGGEVDGLESLSSGEYIVERDINIRPGGKLILQSGVTLHFPPAVGMMVAGALDAHGKRPSDILFTLKEEIITDSINETFVNKGFNEINEMEFASVRLLGGKTNLEGRLQVKIGEKWGTVCNYGWTIRDAALICHQLGLTLDPDNWFMERSQIPNAGINEDIILSNVRCTEDDNDISKCKAETEQNFENSCTHENDVGVRCSEAAWAGLRLGPLALRSDLQFVTIEKAGLLDYTTNSFKPALQIDFLRHSLDNVRIIDNLQDGLGILYSDIYSADAVNTVRNSDFSRNGGSGISFKQLGMEIINSRIENNKIAGIRHNPALSAVQQREFAGWFLRIPDLIDLSYNPIIIPYVISHVQDIELANEETKYIITTKIIGNPIKNRIVIKCTPGYIIGIQLLNPIENRSTEQIILHDSQYVDLSRETWNLKRDLAVFPVTSTSFAIILEYDSGINALGGAVFVITSLQAPIQDIRSKIVKGPIPTLLVTKSKIKNNKKGIIASFYNRYLDKIGDHFLRKANETIQLVACEISHNQEEAIYIYSPHWNIFQNNISEIAIHINDSLITDNGKGIYQFSRDARYSNNLFHWIMQDSTIERNKRGGFEILLPDVWQYNENFTHTLYFDNNTWRNNEQFGFIVDGHYATLNISHNRFEGNRCKTGLISIQGMEKKMKINYNYIENNTGMYMVEFKANSQSEILGNVDARFYENEIKRNSYDLDGMSTRRTDNSPSYVVGFHGIQKVQINRNLFGENSLDYELLAGIKTAKINNEVDVTENWWGTDNDTKIRQSIFDFDDWNDHAVANYRPFLTSNTFDSSVSASWQIAREIDLDNLGGRIIENLSIHARDKPYIIKSDITIMPEATLHIYPDVVMEFAPNVGILVLGTLKAIGAPNHEIIMKPMKREDVNNSKTNEKLRRNGKIISMSEETIRLCKNGRCSSLYNEGFLEFFNKTTLQWIPLCDTRFTERNAQVACRQLGYDVLNVYVSYDRRYELHPGSLIRVWSWPEPLQCTGKEEKLEDCQIRLNSELYGHRHECSWDSQFIFISCGKRNLDDIYDYWGGIRIANSEFEHHLYEHRIHDVVTHETVRRVESILKYINIIGAGILHFEKSAALQTIMKSPIITHVNITHSAYHGINVISPIHTIELLFNTINNVLGNGVNILSITGEGREADESSFTPIKDLSIPYHLFSMIDICDTTKEIILEERVIVYYKYDNHPVNCVKIFRSAYRAKLFGFRLLQFNLFNSTAKPGRTDTITLYDGDIYNISAKSIGHLEANSINEKKLFRTQGPSLSIRLFANGASNVHGFIAEVVTLPISAIGFNRDVQHNISYSVISNCREGAIKYASAGEVNAMMTLEYNQFMNNCEKLYGNFSTCKSAVWLDVQNTQSLFFRNNAVRRNQGGLSIRADSRGSATSLEGWIHNNVFAENFNKPALYVEGRQSSPYQEVTIFRNYFTKNNAPYDNNIILKQVVSNMTLNYLHANLGAHLLEISGFDGVRLPIYQSTSHNGFYKNYAVDSNGRSTIVAGTPGQQYVDNVFFNPDNDYEMLTTNRSQQLEIWRSHIDARHNWWGYNETLAVAGRIKDRGDSPELLQVDYQPFHMNNESVLNGKCPPAWDLVGDTCYIYIGAPMDFFSAREFCKSVNASMPFIMGNYLELWQFLRKQQIQYDYSDRAWVQQLDRVDQCTTFTYQSIEIDYCNQLSPFICEIDPRVNIDPLSWRKDIIAVAVLGSAGIALVLLTAAIALWISKSKRRNLERLERRNSIRQSLHSLRSVGSTSGFTELAYRRKPIATKHSTDTLNSKSLDYRRMLNGGSIDSMDKSQLNSSMEDNQSYDVYEAHNLRYSPSTSDFKSNTQKYGASQSGDNPVFDLTYRNEGFRNHSTFTSRSTNVWPIESATEITTDETAAIDATNESSYLNTSTLPLNSSLALTDSISELKRDIETSVSYSPMDYDSKRSYDNATSTPSQTSEPVPEYAPNFNPPIPPHPYHYHEDRPRSEVLLETNLDTGEEKPLRSKSEVLLETNLDVFLVNEPTELTQLSVGTRSKSQPLETAM, via the exons atgcgtATTTTGTGTttcttattaacttttttgacTGTTTATGGACAGTCAGAAGAAGGATTTGATCAAACATCAATTTATTACACTGAACCAACTTTCGTCAATATCAGTAATTCCGATGACGATCTTACGGAACTACACGGTGGCCACATTGTTCAGGGCCAACGATTATTGGAAAGATCAAAGAGTCCTTATCTGGTACGAGAAGATTTGTTCGTGGAACGTGAGGGCGAACTCGTGATAGAATCAGGGGTAGAGATCCGATTTGGTCCCATGATTGGAATTACGGTTCGTGGTATCATAACTGCAAAG GGAGAACCACAAGCACCAATTGTACTAACCGCAGTAGAAACGAATAATCAAGTTCATCCCGTCGAATCACCACTTTTGATACGATTAGTCGATGGATCAACTCCATTTGAAGGTAGATTGGAACTTTTTCATCGTGGTGATTGGAGAGCTGTATGCACAAATTCTCGGAA TTGGACCAGAGCTGATTTAGAAACGGCATGCAGACAGCTGGGTTTTCAAGGTGGAAAATGGTGGTCGTGGTTGGACCGACAATGGCCTGCAAAGCCACGATTACTTTATGAACAACCGGGTTGCCGAGGCACGGAGATATCTTTAATGAATTGCGAGAAATGGTCCGAAAGACAACTTGGTGGTGGTGTTTGTG ATTATCATCCTGATTTGGGAATATCTTGTCTACCTCGTCACGATGGAACCACAAAGGCGATAAAACATTGGCGAGGTATTCGTTTTGAGGAAGCGTTATATACTCGACCATTGATCCAAGAGAATACACTTTATATACGaagatcaaaatcaattttacgaAACGTTATAATAGA ACATGCAGGAACAGGCCGAGAATACAATGTTACTTCCGCGATCGATATCGAAGGTGTTCCACCGCAAATGGAATCGATTTCAGTTCTTCACAGTGCCTTTACAGGCATTAATGTTACTAAACCCGATGCTCCTGTCATAATTAACAACTGTACTGTTCAAAACAATAgag GATATGGAATTTATGTGAATAGTTCATCTGGAATGACATGTATTAATGATTGTAACATATTGGACAATGGTGCTGATGGAATTAAATACGTTAATTTTGATGAACGACCCGATGAAAGATTAGATCGTACAGAGGTGTTCGATTTATGCACATTCCCAACTACGGCTAGTCAAACCTTTCCTGTTATAATATCTATGGAACAAAGCAAATATGCGcctaatataaaacattgccCACaa CATATCTTCACGAGACCAGGACACGTGTTGACTATGCATTTTTTGCAAATGAAAAGTGATAGAAATAATAGTGCTATGATGGAAATTTATGATGGCATAAGTGAAACGGAAAAGTTATTAGCCagaataaaagtgaaaaatggtACATTGCCTCAAAGTATTACGACAACTAgacagaatttatatataaaatttattgctgAACCACGCACAAACACGATTGTTTTCGTTCGTCTATCTTCAGGCTATA aaaaaatCTGCGATCTTAATGTTACTGGAAGTATTGTAGCTGGTAATAATGGAAGAGGAATTGcaatagaaaaattacgaTCAGCCCTACATATCCATGAAACCTCTGTATCTGGTAATAAACACTTAGCAGGTGTGCATGTATTAGGTGGTGCCGCGGATGTGAATATTACAAGTAGtcgtatatcttttaatatggGAGATGGTGTGAACATTACACTCACAGGAGGAAATCGCAATTTATCTCGGACAAGTATTTCCTCCAATCAAGGTTATGGTTTTGCAGTATGGTTAAATGATAGTGTAACAACAGAATATCTCTATTTTAATCAAACCactataatagaatattctcAGATATTTCGAAACAAAGATATTGGCATTcta GTTGGAAATGCAACTGGTAATTCATATGTGAATGTGACGGGTAATTGGTTCAATAGTAGCGCTGAAACTGCGGTGCAAGTGGAATCTAGTTGGAGACACAATGAAGGATTATTGAGACTTCAAATTGGTCATAATTCTTTCGtacaaaatgcaaaatttggAATCAAACTGTTTCCTGTTCTCAATTTAAAAGCAACAATAGAATATAATCACTTTAGAGAACAATCTAATGGTTGTATATTGATCAAAAATCCACTttatgaagaatttaatattctaccTGCGGATATCGTTGTtagatataatgaattttataataatcgtgGTGCCTTTGTAGTCAACATTGGACTTTCACCCTATAGTgatgtacaaaaattattattcactaGAAATTTTTTGCGAGATAATCGTGTTCGAGAGCTATTTGATAATGGCAATACCATAAGATCCAAATTAATTCCGCGTTCCAGAGTTGCAGCTGCAGTTGTTGTTTCATCAAGCAAtgtcgaaatttttcgtaatattttacataatccTGAATCACGATATGAAATTGGTTCGCATTTAGAAGatcaaagtaaaattattaattgtacttATAATTGGCTTGGATTTGctgaagagaataaaatatttgaaagattgtTTCATag AAAAGACAGATACAATCTtgctaaaattgaatatataccATACTTGCTACATAGTAGTAATCCAGGGGCCAATACAATTGTTTCAAATCCAACATTTGTACCACGATTCTTGACGCCTGGTACAAATTTAGTTGGTGGTGAAGTTGATGGCCTTGAATCATTAAGTTCTGGTGAATACATCGTCGAACGAGATATCAATATACGACCAGGTGGAAAATTGATTCTTCAGTCTGGTGTCACTTTACATTTTCCACCAGCTGTAGGCATGATGGTTGCTGGAGCATTAGATGCCCATGGAAAACGACCaagtgatattttatttacactgaaagaagaaataattacggATTCAATTAACGAAACTTTTGTAAACAAAGgattcaatgaaataaatgaaatggaatTTGCATCTGTGAGGCTTCTTGGAGGAAAAACAAATCTTGAAGGAAGATtacaa GTAAAAATAGGTGAAAAATGGGGAACAGTTTGTAATTATGGTTGGACAATTCGAGATGCAGCTCTTATCTGTCACCAATTAGGTCTCACTTTAGATCCTGATAATTGGTTTATGGAACGTTCTCAAATTCCAAATGCTGGTATCAATGAAGACATTATCCTAAGTAATGTTAGATGTACCGAggatgataatgatatatcaAAATGTAAAGCGGAAACGGAgcagaattttgaaaattcttgtaCTCACGAAAATGATGTAGGTGTCAGATGTTCAGAAGCAGCATGGGCGGGTTTACGATTGGGACCATTAGCTTTGAGAAGTGATCTCCAATTTGTAACAATAGAAAAAGCAGGCTTGCTGGACTATACCACTAATTCTTTCAAGCcag ctcttcaaatcgattttttaagaCATTCATTAGATAATGTTCGAATAATTGACAATCTACAAGATGGTTtaggaattttatattcagatATATATTCAGCGGATGCGGTAAATACTGTCAGAAACAGCGATTTTTCACGAAATGGAGGCAGTGGAATCAGTTTCAAACAATTaggaatggaaattattaattctcgaattgaaaacaataaaattgcaGGAATAAGACATAATCCTGCTCTTTCTGCAGTTCAACAAAGAGAATTCGCAGGATGGTTTTTGCGGATACcagatttaattgatttatcatataatccaataattataCCTTATGTTATATCTCATGTACAAGATATTGAATTGGCTAATGaagaaactaaatatataataacaactaaaattattggtaatcctattaaaaatcgtattgTTATTAAA tgtACACCGGGATATATTATTGGTATTCAACTTTTAAATCCTATTGAAAATCGTAGTAcagaacaaattattttacatgatTCACAATATGTTGATCTTAGTCGTGAAACTTGGAACTTAAAACGCGATTTGGCAGTATTTCCTGTAACATCAACCTCTTTTGCTATAATTCTAGAATATGATAGTGGTATAAATGCACTTGGAGGAGCTGTTTTTGTTATTACGTCTCTTCAAGCTCCGATACag gatATACGAAGCAAAATTGTAAAAGGTCCTATTCCAACATTGCTAGTaactaaatctaaaataaagaataacaaGAAAGGTATAATTGCATCATTTTACAATcgatatttagataaaattggcgatcattttcttcgaaaagcaAATGAAACCATACAATTGGTTGCTTGTGAGATTTCTCACAATCAAGAGGaagctatttatatatattcaccccattggaatattttccaaaataacaTATCTGAAATTGCAATTCATATTAATGATAGTTTAATTACGGACAATGGTAAAGGTATATATCAGTTCAGTCGTGATGCaagatattcgaataatctCTTCCATTGGATAATGCAAGATAGTACaattgaaagaaacaaaagaggAGGATTTGAAATACTTTTACCTGATGTATGGCaatacaatgaaaatttcacgcacacattatattttgataataatacttGGCGAAACAACGAGCAATTTGGCTTTATAGTTGATGGACACTATgctactttaaatatttctcataatCGATTTGAGGGAAATCGATGCAAAACTggtttaatttctattcaaggaatggagaaaaaaatgaagattaattacaattatattgaaaataatactgGAATGTATATGGTGGAATTCAAGGCAAATAGTCAATCGGAAATTTTAGGAAATGTCGATGCACGTTTTTatgagaatgaaattaaacgaaatagtTATGATTTAGATGGTATGAGCACACGTCGAACAGACAATAGTCCTAGTTATGTTGTTGGTTTTCATGGTATACAAAAAGtacaaataaatagaaatttatttggtGAAAATTCTTTAGATTATGAATTATTGGCTGGCATTAAAACagctaaaattaataacgaagTCGATGTGACGGAGAACTGGTGGGGAACTGATAATGATACTAAAATaag acaaagtatttttgattttgatgattGGAATGATCATGCAGTTGCTAATTATCGACCTTTCCTAACCAGTAATACTTTTGATTCTTCAGTATCTGCATCCTGGCAGATTGCAAGAGAAAtagatttagataatttagGTGGACGCATAATAGAAAATCTATCTATTCACGCTAGAGATAAGCcttacattataaaatcagACATTACAATCATGCCAGAAGCtacattacatatttatcCAGATGTTGTTATGGAATTCGCTCCTAACGTTGGAATTCTTGTTCTTGGTACATTAAAAGCTATAGGAGCACCTAATCATGAGATTATAATGAAACCAATGAAACGTGAAGATGTTAACAATTcgaaaacgaacgaaaaattaagaagaaatggaaaaatcatTTCTATGTCCGAGGAAACTATTCGTCTTTGTAAAAATGGACGATGTTCTTCCTTATATAATGaag gattcttggaattttttaataaaacaacgtTACAATGGATACCTTTATGTGACACTAGATTTACTGAAAGAAATGCACAAGTAGCCTGTCGACAATTAGGCTACGATGTACTTAATGTTTATGTGTCCTATGATCGTAGATATGAGCTTCATCCTGGTTCTTTAATACGCGTTTGGTCGTGGCCAGAACCACTGcag tgtactggaaaagaagaaaaattagaagactGTCAAATTAGATTAAACAGTGAATTATATGGGCACCGACATGAATGTTCATGGGATAGtcaattcattttcataagTTGTGGAAAACGGAATCTAgatgatatatatgattacTGGGGTGGAATACGAATTGCCAATAGTGAATTTGAACATCATTTATATGAACATCGTATTCACGATGTTGTAACTCACGAAACTGTAAGACGTGTTGAAtcgatcttaaaatatattaatattattggtgctggaattttacattttgaaaaatcagcTGCTTTGCAAACAATTATGAAATCTCCGATAATAACGCACGTTAATATCACTCATAGCGCTTATCATGGAATTAACGTAATATCACCGATTCATACG attgaattattattcaatactaTTAATAATGTTCTTGGAAATGGCGTGAATATACTCTCAATAACGGGAGAAGGTCGCGAGGCAGATGAAAGTTCGTTTACGCCAATTAAAGATCTTAGTATtccttatcatttatttagtaTGATTGATATTTGTGATACTACTAAGGAAATTATTCTGGAAGAACGAgttatagtttattataaatatgataatcatCCTGTAAattgtgttaaaatttttcgcaGTGCTTATAGAGCAAAACTCTTTGGATTTAG gcttttgcaatttaatctatttaactCTACTGCAAAACCTGGTCGAACAGATACAATTACTTTATATGATGgagatatttacaatattagtGCTAAAAGTATAGGTCACTTGGAAGCTAATAGtattaatgagaaaaaattatttagaactCAGGGACCAAGTCTTAGTATAAGATTATTTGCTAATGGTGCAAGTAATGTACATGGATTTATAGCAGAAGTAGTTACTTTACCAATATCTGCTATTGGATTCA ATCGTGATGTGcaacataatatttcttattctgtGATATCTAACTGCCGTGAAGGAGCAATTAAATATGCTAGTGCTGGTGAAGTAAATGCTATGATGACTCTTGAATATAATCAATTCATGAATAATTGTGAGAAACTATATGGTAATTTTTCAACTTGCAAATCAGCTGTATGGTTAGATGTGCAAAATACACAATCTTTATTCTTTAGA aaCAATGCTGTTCGACGAAATCAAGGCGGTCTTTCAATTCGAGCTGATTCTAGAGGCTCGGCGACTTCTTTAGAAGGATGGATccataataatgtttttgcagaaaattttaataaacctgCTTTATATGTGGAAGGTCGTCAAAGCAGTCCTTATCAAGAAGTTACTATATTTaggaattattttacaaagaatAATGCTccttatgataataatattattttaaaacaagtaGTTAGTAACATGACTCTTAATTATTTGCATGCCAATCTTGGTGCAcatcttttagaaatttctggATTTGATGGAGTTCGTTTACCTATTTATCAAAGCACATCTCACAATGGTTTTTATAA aaattatgcaGTAGACTCTAATGGTCGCAGTACAATAGTTGCTGGAACCCCTGGACAGCAATATGTGGATAATGTTTTCTTCAATCCAGATAATGATTATGAAATGCTTACAACAAATAGATCAca gCAACTAGAAATATGGAGATCTCATATAGATGCACGACATAATTGGTGGGGATACAATGAAACACTAGCTGTAGCTGGTAGAATTAAAGATAGAGGAGATTCTCCAGAGTTATTACAAGTTGATTATCAACCTTTTCATATGAACAATGAATCCGTTTTAAATGGTAAATGTCCACCAGCATGGGATTTGGTAGGTGATACGTGCTACATATATATTGGTGCCCCTATGGATTTCTTTAGTGCTCGAGAATTTTGTAAA TCTGTAAATGCATCTATGCCATTCATTATGGGTAATTATTTGGAACTTTGGCAATTTTTGCGAAAACAACAGATTCAATATGATTATTCTGATCGTGCTTGGGTACAACAATTAGATCGAGTAGATCAATGCACAACTTTCACTTATCAAAGTATTGAGATTGACTACTGTAATCAGCTAAGTCCTTTCATTTGTGAAATTg ATCCTAGAGTAAATATTGATCCATTATCCTGGAGAAAGGATATAATTGCAGTGGCTGTGTTAGGATCAGCTGGCATAGCTTTAGTATTATTAACAGCAGCTATTGCACTTTGGATATCTaaatcaaaaagaagaaatctcgAAAGATTAGAAAGACGAAATTCAATCAGACAGTCTTTGCATTCTTTACGATCAGTTGGCTCTACATCTGGATTTACTGAACTTGCATATCGACGCAAACCTATTGca acAAAACACTCTACAGATACTTTAAATTCAAAGTCATTAGATTATAGAAGAATGTTAAATGGTGGAAGCATAGATTCAATGGATAAATctcaattaaattcttctatgGAAGACAATCAAAGCTATGATGTATATGAAGCCCACAATTTAAGATATTCTCCAAGCACAAGTGACTTCAAAAGTAATACTCAAAAATATGGCGCCTCACAAAGCGGAGATAATCCAGTATTTGATTTAACTTATCGTAATGAAGGTTTTAGAAATCATTCCACATTTACTTCAAGGAGCACCAATGTGTGGCCTATAGAATCTGCTACAGAAATTACCACTGACGAAACTGCAGCTATTGATGCTACTAACGAAAGTTCTTATCTTAATACTTCTACTCTTCCATTGAATTCTAGCCTTGCCTTGACTGATTCAATTAGTGAACTGAAACGTGACATTGAAACATCAGTATCTTACAGTCCAATGGATTATGATTCAAAACGCAGTTATGATAATGCAACATCAACTCCAAGTCAGACATCAGAGCCTGTTCCAGAATATGCTCCAAACTTTAATCCTCCAATACCACCTCATCCTTATCATTATCATGAAGATAGACCTAGGAGCGAGGTATTATTAGAAACTAATTTGGATACTGGAGAAGAAAAACCTTTACGTTCAAAAAGTGAAGTTTTGTTAGAGACTAATTTGGATGTATTCTTGGTAAATGAGCCAACAGAATTGACACAGCTTTCAGTAGGAACGCGAAGTAAAAGTCAACCTTTGGAGACAGCAATGtaa